The Harmonia axyridis chromosome 3, icHarAxyr1.1, whole genome shotgun sequence nucleotide sequence GAAGTGTTGAAAGCAATCAAAAGAGTCGATCCGTAAACGAGAGATAATGCACTAGCTATCGGTATCTATAAATGTACAAATCTAATACAGGAGACTCAGTTAAAGAATTTTCGTATtgattttgtatttattttgttATCAGTGTTCGAAGAAAATACTCCAATGCCTCCAAGTGTAAGTATTACGTGAttctcattcatttttttctgtgtCTTCCTTTTCGAAATGTTTGATCAATTTCCAATTTTGATTTCTCGACTCGAAAAATTGTTTGTTTACTTTTTGGAATTTTCACTTGCTTAATAATGTTTTTTAGTTTGTTAGTATGAACTTTTCTCAACAttcgttgatttttttttaaagaagatgctcgtcctttgaagaaaaaattattaaaagttAAGAAAAGTTCGGAAAAGTTTAGCCTGAcaaagattttgaaaaaaaattatttaggcAGTGAAAATTCCAAAAAGTAAACAAACAATTTTTCGTGTCAAGAAATCAAAATTGATCTACCTGTAcaattgataaaacaatttgttATCACATAGAATATTCGGCAGCATCCAGGTTTAAATTTGTCTGGTTCATATATTTAAGAAAGCTTGGCAGTATTGTCTAGgaaaattgattgaattgatGATTTTATTATTGTCAATGATTATTTCGCGGTGAATGTAGATTAACGCCCATTTTCATTACGGCACTAGTGAGCTGTGAAATTCCTGATATAGGTTTATAGGCGCTTCAGTGAGGAAACTGACTTCTTTAGAGCAGGTATATGTCGTAAGAGATAATGTGGCAACAATATCAAAAAGCTTATAAATATTCGGAAATAGTTCCTGTTTACATTCTGTATTTTTATAAGATAGGTGAAGGTGAAACTGGTTCTTTCAGCAATTTCAATTTCCATAGAGCTAAGTCAAGTTTCAATTACCTTTCCATTTTGTTTCGATATAGGTAATATGTAAATATCTTCTTCAACACTGAGATGTTTtgcaccaaaaaaaatcatcatattGAGGTTTTCACGGTTCATGGATGAAATGTAGTACTGACAAATTTAAATCTGGAGATATTGTTTTGGAAAAGGCAGGAGCTAAGAATAGTGAATACTACCAACTCAAAACATTACCAGAAAAGGttagaaatttggttttttcgaaagacTCAAAAGTTCTATGAAAAGTAGGTCTCTCTCTATCTTTAAAGACTTTTCTCTACATCGAATTCAGGTTTCTCACAAATGCCTTCATTATTATACGATAATTCAACCTAATTCGAAAACAGTACATCGCATGACAAATTTAATAGAAGAAAATTGGAGTTGTATTTAAAGTAATTACATTAATTTGTTCTCATAATAAGCGTTTGTTAACTACATAGCCTCTTATTCCATTTTCAATCTTTATTAACTGGAACAATTGAATAGTACTCAAAATGAAATCAAATCAAGCAGTAAGTTCATCTTgtacaaaatatttgaaattttaatatgcTTGTTCTCTTTCTCTAACAGCAGCAAAATACCACAAACTCAAAAATTTCGTTACGTGTTGCATTGATTGGTCAGAGTGCATTTGCAGTAGATGTTTTCCACAGATTGAGAGACCATGGGCATACCATCGTTGGTATATTTACCATCCCTGATAAGGGTAAAAGAGAAGATCCACTCGGTtagtgaaattttatagtaTACGAATTAAATGCAATAATAGGAACAcataagaaaattttaaaatttatggaATTTGTTCACAGCTAAAGTAGGACATGAGAACGATGTACccgtattcaaattcaaatcttGGAGAAAAGCAGGGAAAGTATTACCAGAAGTTTTGAACTCATACAAAACTATAAACGCAGATCTAAATGTCTTACCTTACTGCTCTCAATTCATCCCAATGGAAATCATAAACCAGCCCAGACTGAAAAGTATTTGTTACCATCCTTCAATATTACCTAGACATAGGGGTGCCAGTTCAATAAATTGGTATATATTCACTTTTGATATGCAAAACAGTTTCctaaagaatttttttaaggacgattatttgtggagataaaaAAGCAGGTTTGAGTATTTTCTGGGCAGACGATGGCTTGGATACTGGTCCAATCCTTCTACAAGAAGAAACTGACCTTCTGGAAGACGATACTGTCGACACaatctacaaaaattttttgtatCCAGTTGGAGTAACTGCTGTAGCAAGAGCTGTTGATATGATTGCCGATGACACAGCACCAATGATTGAACAAAGTGAAAAAGGAGCTACTTATGATCCAATGTTGAACAAACCCGAATTGCATATGGTATAGTTAACAACAAAAAAACTATAAGTTGCTCTATAATTTTACATCTTATTTGTTCAGATTGACTTCAATAAAACCGGCGAAGAACTTCACAATTTCATCAGAGGTATGGACTCTGTCCCTGGAGCAAAATGCATGATGAAACTACCGGATTCACAAGTATTTCAAGAAGTTTCTCTTTTTGGTTCTTCCATATGGGGTAATGAAGGTACTGAGGGTAGAAAAGTAGATATATTGGGAGCTCAGCCTGCTATAATTCATGATGAAGGTCTCCTAATTTCTGGAAGTAATGGTGTATACATCAATGTTAAAAGAGTAAAAGTGAATGGTTAGTAAAATATCATTGTAACATTTATCGATTTAACTCATCATCAATTTAGGAAGGATGAAGCTTGCATCAAACTTGGACCAAGTGAGTCAGCAGGTTCAAATCGAATATACTAAAGATGAGAGAAATCTAATAGAATCTACCAGAGAAATCTGGGAGAATATACTCGGCTTGGATATTGAAGATGACACTGATTTCTTTGCTGGAGGTGCAGGATCCATGGATGTAGTAAGGTTTGTGGCAATTTTCACTTTGAGTAATTTTTCAACTGGTCGCTTAGACATTCTTCAACGTTATGCCCCAAAAGatcgttttttaaataatggaaaatctAATCTGACTTTCAGGTTGGTAGAAGAAGCCAAAGACATTTTCAAGATCGAATTAGAAAACGAAGATGTCTTTATGGCACCCGTATTCGACGAATTCTGCCTCAATTGTATTCTGAAGACAAGAGGTGGAGTAGGCTCTGTTGAAATAGACTATAGACCAGTCATCATAGAAGCAAATGGTAGAAGTCTCAAATTTCCCTGTCAATTGTTCATCAATGGACAATTCATAGATGCTCAAAATGGAAAAGTTACAAAAACCATCAACCCAGCTAATGAAGAAACTATTTGTGAGGTAAATGCTAAAACATTTTCATTGTTCAAAAGTTTCAAATAAGTATATAAGTACTCATTTAAGTTACTTGTTCAAAACTCAGGTCCAATGTGGATCAGTGGAAGATGTTGACAAAGCTGTGAAAGCTGCCAAAAAAGCTTTCGAGAGTGGCGAATGGAGTAAAATAAGTGCTAGAGAAAGAGGAAATATGTTATATAGGTGAGAAAAATTTTAGTTAGTAAAACATATAATATTTGATCTGTTGTGCATAATTTAACATTATCCATACCATAAACTGTCTTTCTTCAGTGAGcctcgaaaatttttgaagaaaatgttATTTATAATCTTATGTAGGTACTTATTTGTTATTCTTGTTCTTAGATTAGCAGACCTCATGCAACAACATCGTGAAGAGTTGGCGACAATAGAGTCTATAGATGCTGGTGCAGTCTATACCTTGGCCTTGAAAACCCATGTAGGAATGAGCATAGAAACTTGGAGGTATTTTGCTGGATGGTGTGACAAAATCCAAGGATCCACTATTCCAGTTTCTCACGCAAGACCAAACAGAAATCTCACCTTTACGAAGAAGGAACCAATAGGGTaagcaataaaataaatgaggaaataatgaaaataattcgtTCTCCACTTTGATAGAGTTGTTGGACTCATCACACCATGGAACTACCCTCTCATGATGCTTTCCTGGAAGATGGCAGCTTGTCTCGCTGCTGGAAATACAGTTGTCATCAAGCCAGCTCAAGTTAGTCCACTTACAGCCCTTAAATTTGCTGAGTTATCAGTTAAGGCTGGAATTCCACCAGGTGTTATCAATGTGGTGCCTGGAACAGGTAATTACATACGATGTTTTAGTATTGAAATACTCCAATTTAGTACTGAAAGgctctaaaattaattttacccTTAGGATCTGTTACTGGACATGCGCTAGCTTCACATCCTGATGTTAGGAAGCTTGGTTTTACAGGAAGTACTGAGATTGGGCAAGTTATTATGAAGACATGTGCCGAATCTAACTTGAAAAAAGTTTCTTTGGAATTAGGAGGAAAATCTCCACTAGTTGTATTCTCAGACTGTGATTTAGATAAAGCTGTAAGATTAGTAAGTTTGCACTCTACAGATTTCAGTACAGTACACTGTTCATGGTGGATTTCATAAAACTCTCATCGTGGTGATTTGGTCGATCAAATCATTTGAGTGTTCAATTTCATAGACTTTTGAATAACAATCAACGAATTGATCGGTCTATCAAAGTTTCATGAAACCCATCGTTAATTAATCTGAATCAACGTTTGTCAGATTGAGATCTTTGAAATTAATCTTATAATATCTTTTATTTCCAGGGAATGCAAAGTGTTTTCTTCAATAAGGGAGAGAACTGTATAGCAGCAGGAAGATTATTTGTGGAAGAAAGAATCCATGACGAATTTGTGAGAAGGGTGGTGTCCGAAACAAGAAAGATAGCTATAGGAGATCCATTAAATAAATCTACATCTCATGGTCCTCAAAATCATTTAGCTCATCTGAACAAACTTCTGGACTTTGTTGAAATGGGTAATTATTaacaactttttattttcaagacTAGTCATGACTTACAATTATTCATTATACAGGAGGGTATTCCTTTATAGGAAGTACAAACGAATATGATCATTATGGAAAAAAGTCACATAAATAGGGACCCGAAAACGCCTTGTTTTTGAGATAAGGGGTGTtagagtttgatttttttttttcagttttttttccatAGCTCCCTtccttcccttcacaaaatattcatcttgaatgtgccatataaattttcatcatgtgatcatttcattacataaaaattaataataattaatataataatttttctggaaGACTGCCCGATTCTTTCATTCAGATCATTCGTTGGTGGATTATAGGTTGTTCagaaaaatgtggaaagaaATTTTGTTTCGGTACTAAACTTCTTGGTTTCTCGTAGTTTTGTCGCATCTGGTACCGattgcgaaaaaaaaattccctagtaatcctcaggaaaatccaaatttttataaAGAACCAGTTAGTGAccagttttggtacttattcataGAATCTGTTGAGTAGATTAATAATGATTCGATGAAATGTTCTAATtatcacgaaaaagtaggactacaagaaacaccttgtaactcgaaaacaaagcttttgttttgggtcaaggtttataggattttttttccatGAGATTATTCGAggtatctctcattttcctttgtacctcaaatttaggaactcctgtatatataaaatattctgTTTGTACTTTGTTACTTATTGCCAAAATCTCAACACATGTTCACTTTCAGGTGAAAAAGAAGGTGCTAGATTGGAATATGGAGGAAGGAGGTTAAATAGGCCGGGATACTTCTTCGAACCTACCATTTTCAGCCATGTAGAAGATAATATGAAGATTGCAAAAGAAGAATCTTTCGGACCTATCATGATCATAAGCAAATTTAGAAATGGGTAAATAAGTCacttaattttaaaatttgctTATTCAAAAGCTTGTTTTTTTGTAGTGATATCGATGGTGTCTTGAAGAGATCAAACGCAACAGAGTATGGCCTGGCATCAGGAGTATTCACCAAAGATATTGGCAAAGCCCTAAAGTTCGCTGAAAAGGTAGACGCGGGCACAGTATTTATCAATACTTATAATAAAACAGATGTAGCAGCACCATTTGGAGGTTTCAAACAATCTGGATTCGGAAAAGATTTGGGAGCTGAAGCTTTGAATGAATACCTGAAAACTAAGTGTATAACTGTGGAGTATTAGGATTTTAgtgatatttattttaatattagtGATACTTActatataaattataatttataacgatgattttatttatattaaaagttttttctttGAGTTCAGTTTTCGAAAACATCGCCATATTTGGTCCTAAACAAATTCTCAACATaggtaaatttaaaaaaaaaactgaaaaaatattcaaatgaaatttggttcaagaataatttcgaaaaaaattccctTCTTTATCTATGCCCTTGAAAGTAACAGGGTCTCCCGAAAGCAACATTTTCGGCGCTTGTTCCCTGAAGACAGCTAAAGCTATATTAATATCTCGTCAACAGGTCGTCAAGGCAACGAACGGTCAAGTTCGATTCACTCATGACACTTGATTAGATTTAATTATGCAGGTTCCTTATAGACGatcagagctattctcaccataacgtgatctaaaGCTctccttccagttccagagttctaatgaactccagtatctgggatggcttcaaggacgttaattcctcacttctacaagtttcgtgtccaaagcagattttgtaTTGGCTAGTGAtgacgaggcattccgtcaccaggtgatccggagtttctttctcctccccacagaatctgcccTCGTCAacttctgctagacccattctcatgaggggTTTCCTAaagcgacaatgccctgtgaggaatccagtgaggaggtgtagtgtATTTTTGcttagatccagatacttcttggatctcgcactgtcaaagtttcgaagaaactttttggagtgatcctgTAGCATACTCCTATAGTTAAGGGTGGTCCTCCCAGATGGAGATTATTTTATTTCGGTGCTCAGTCGTAGAGAGGGTGTGGGCTAAACCAGAATTGATCGAAGGAActaaacagaaaaaataacaattataaTTGAACCTTGAAAATACAAATTTCGAATACTATAAATACTCTCGTTGTCACTCACTTTTTGAAAACTTAACTTCAGTTCAGTGAAGGCCTCCCTGGGGATGAACCCTTCCACCTGGTTCAGTTGTCTCAATTTAGAAATTGAATCAAAAATCTTGGTTACCAAAATCAGTTGTTGAGTAGAAATCAATGTCAGGATCTAAGGATTGCCAAAATTGTGCTTGCCAAAATTTGGAAGTGTTTCCAAAAAGTAGTGGTACGAAATTTTGAGATGTTTCCTCAAAGTAGTAGTCCTAAATTTTGAGAAGTTTGCCAAAATGTGGTTTTTGATCgcgaaaaataaatcaaatatttatcacCTTGATATAAGAAAtggcaaaataaaatattggttCAATAAACGTAGATATAGGCAACAGAAAAATGCTCATACGatgcatttttttcttttctccaCAGCGAGAAAAGAAACGAAGAACCATCAGGCCACTCAGGATTGGAAATTCTTGATATTGCGAGCGCACCCTACCGGCTGAGGTTTCCCTTGAAGAGGAAAACTACAGTGGCGTAACATGTAATGTGGAGCGTTACATATCCCTCaaacttccaaaaaaaaacttctgaaacggagatttttttttcctcgCTATCATAATGGAAATGAATTTCAATGTGTAATATGTCTAAACAATTAAATGAGGTAGTTTGGCGCCAGCAAGTTTGGAAACTCGCGAATTTCAAAAGATAAGTGAAAGAAACAAGGAATACGTAGCTTtaggtaaaaatgaaaattattataatgaatAGTTAACAGTTACAATCGAACAGAGCCAGATAGACATAGTATTTTAAGGTGAATAGGTTCATAATAACTGtgttgcaataaaaaacaatagtCTTGCATCGGAAAGTTCAGACACAAAATTAACTAGATTCCGCGATAGTGTttctgttagaatattacttcatccgaacagattaccgagagagacaaccaaccctacacttgatagtgttattgcatgtcgtgcggtggcgctacgagtctgcgcgtggcgaggccatcaagagagaaaacaagaatgaacCTTCGATGGTCGAGAGCGAACGTCAGGCATAAGACTTTAGAGTGACAGTCTCTTCCAACCTGACTTCTGTCAGGTCCTTTCGTTCTGCCTTGTGAACTTtacttgcttttgagatagagttagttgtcttgagaataaacgattaatatcatcatatgtgtattagtgaatactctgtatttatataacccaaatatatatAATCCAATAGGTTATAGGCTCAGTGCACGCTTTAAACTGCGCGACAATGTAAAcacttattctgaaaatatgttgtgtaaacaacgagaaaaacattgaggtaagttgaatttcaacttaattatgaggctagagatattttagttagttcggtgaatggaaatgatttgtttcatattcattcctgaaatgGAGAATTCCTGTATTACAGTATATACTATATTTGGttaatgtgtttacctatctattagacaaggaatcaactttgattcttaacggttattgacagttgatgtttag carries:
- the LOC123676944 gene encoding cytosolic 10-formyltetrahydrofolate dehydrogenase; the protein is MPPSQQNTTNSKISLRVALIGQSAFAVDVFHRLRDHGHTIVGIFTIPDKGKREDPLAKVGHENDVPVFKFKSWRKAGKVLPEVLNSYKTINADLNVLPYCSQFIPMEIINQPRLKSICYHPSILPRHRGASSINWTIICGDKKAGLSIFWADDGLDTGPILLQEETDLLEDDTVDTIYKNFLYPVGVTAVARAVDMIADDTAPMIEQSEKGATYDPMLNKPELHMIDFNKTGEELHNFIRGMDSVPGAKCMMKLPDSQVFQEVSLFGSSIWGNEGTEGRKVDILGAQPAIIHDEGLLISGSNGVYINVKRVKVNGRMKLASNLDQVSQQVQIEYTKDERNLIESTREIWENILGLDIEDDTDFFAGGAGSMDVVRLVEEAKDIFKIELENEDVFMAPVFDEFCLNCILKTRGGVGSVEIDYRPVIIEANGRSLKFPCQLFINGQFIDAQNGKVTKTINPANEETICEVQCGSVEDVDKAVKAAKKAFESGEWSKISARERGNMLYRLADLMQQHREELATIESIDAGAVYTLALKTHVGMSIETWRYFAGWCDKIQGSTIPVSHARPNRNLTFTKKEPIGVVGLITPWNYPLMMLSWKMAACLAAGNTVVIKPAQVSPLTALKFAELSVKAGIPPGVINVVPGTGSVTGHALASHPDVRKLGFTGSTEIGQVIMKTCAESNLKKVSLELGGKSPLVVFSDCDLDKAVRLGMQSVFFNKGENCIAAGRLFVEERIHDEFVRRVVSETRKIAIGDPLNKSTSHGPQNHLAHLNKLLDFVEMGEKEGARLEYGGRRLNRPGYFFEPTIFSHVEDNMKIAKEESFGPIMIISKFRNGDIDGVLKRSNATEYGLASGVFTKDIGKALKFAEKVDAGTVFINTYNKTDVAAPFGGFKQSGFGKDLGAEALNEYLKTKCITVEY